A single region of the Oxyura jamaicensis isolate SHBP4307 breed ruddy duck chromosome 6, BPBGC_Ojam_1.0, whole genome shotgun sequence genome encodes:
- the LOC118169252 gene encoding heparan sulfate glucosamine 3-O-sulfotransferase 1-like, with protein MAFLLVSAYLLLAHTQGAPVENGPLLETLKSQVGLFSNKSEHYSAQVRPPGTSRRIPQTIIIGVRKGGTRALLEMLDIHPNIVVAATEVHFFDWDENYVKGLDWYRSLMPFSYGNQITIEKTPGYFTSPQAPERIHDMNSSIKLLLILRDPTERVISDYTQVYYNRVESHKPVQLFEDIVIKNGALNTKYKAIQRSLYDVHMEKWLKHFSLNQIHIVDGNTLIKDPLPELQKVERFLNLPSRIMSSNFYFNQTKGFYCIRSDGRERCLHESKGRPHPLVNSTVLEQLYSYFREHNAKFYRMVNHSFDWH; from the coding sequence ATGGCCTTCCTACTGGTGTCAGCTTATCTtctgctggctcatactcagGGTGCTCCTGTTGAGAATGGGCCACTGTTGGAAACACTGAAGTCACAGGTAGGATtattcagcaataaaagtgAACACTATTCAGCACAGGTGAGACCTCCTGGCACAAGCCGACGAATACCTCAGACAATTATCATAGGAGTTCGTAAAGGAGGGACAAGGGCTTTGCTGGAAATGTTGGATATTCATCCTAATATTGTAGTAGCAGCTACAGAAGTCCACTTTTTTGACTGGGATGAAAATTATGTGAAAGGATTAGACTGGTATAGGAGTCTGATGCCATTTTCTTACGGAAATCAAATTACAATTGAGAAAACACCAGGCTATTTTACATCACCACAGGCTCCAGAAAGAATTCATGACATGAATAGCTCCATTAAACTGCTGCTCATTCTAAGAGATCCCACTGAGAGAGTTATATCTGACTATACCCAAGTATATTACAACAGAGTAGAAAGCCACAAGCCTGTTCAGCTTTTTGAAGATATTGTTATTAAGAATGGAGCACTTAATACCAAATACAAGGCTATTCAGAGAAGTCTGTATGATGTTCATATGGAAAAGTGGcttaaacatttcagtttgaatCAGATTCACATAGTGGATGGCAATACATTAATCAAGGACCCTCTTCCTGAATTACAAAAAGTTGAAAGATTTCTAAATCTTCCTTCTCGAATTATgtcttctaatttttattttaaccaaaCTAAAGGATTCTATTGCATTCGAAGTGATGGAAGAGAGAGATGTTTACACGAATCCAAAGGGCGCCCCCATCCTCTTGTTAACAGCACTGTTTTAGAGCAACTTTATTCTTACTTCAGAGAGCACAATGCAAAATTTTACAGAATGGTTAATCATTCTTTTGACTGGCATTAA